The following are encoded together in the Flammeovirga agarivorans genome:
- a CDS encoding M48 family metallopeptidase: MSGETIKIIIVAILTGEFVLERALSYLNIKAMSNKLPSKLEGLYDAAEYKKSQDYQAEKDRLGLYSSAASYILTMVLLLSGGYAWIDEFARDSFSSNTMEVLVFFAIIALISDVISIPFELYNTFKIEEKFGFNKMTVSTFIMDKLKGYVLGGAIGGLLIWGFVSFYSNFPDTYWVIAWVVFMLFALGATMFYANVILPLFNKLTPLEEGELLTAINNYAQKVDFPLGKIMIMDGSKRSTKANAFFSGLGGNKNIVLYDTLVEKLSTDEIVAVLAHEVGHYKRKHTLQMFLITAVNMFVTLWLLSLFIDSKELQIAMGADTFAQASSFFRGTTGSYLSPLNLVAFSMLYSPISMITGLVVNAFSRKNEFEADAYAKDTSSSSSLIEALKKLSVDSLSNLTPHESYVKMHYSHPPLLKRMEAMEG, translated from the coding sequence ATGAGTGGAGAAACTATTAAAATTATTATAGTTGCAATTCTAACAGGAGAATTTGTATTAGAAAGAGCGCTAAGTTACCTCAATATCAAGGCAATGAGCAACAAACTCCCTTCTAAATTAGAAGGCTTGTATGATGCTGCCGAATATAAAAAGTCACAAGATTATCAAGCTGAAAAAGATCGATTAGGTTTATATAGTAGTGCTGCCAGCTATATTTTAACAATGGTTTTATTACTATCAGGAGGATATGCATGGATTGATGAGTTCGCAAGAGACTCATTTTCATCAAATACTATGGAAGTATTGGTCTTCTTTGCCATTATTGCATTGATCTCTGATGTTATCAGTATACCTTTTGAATTATACAATACATTTAAGATTGAAGAAAAATTCGGATTCAATAAGATGACGGTTTCTACCTTTATAATGGATAAACTTAAGGGTTATGTTCTAGGTGGGGCTATTGGAGGCTTATTGATCTGGGGTTTTGTTTCATTCTACTCTAACTTCCCTGATACTTATTGGGTAATTGCATGGGTTGTCTTTATGCTTTTTGCGTTGGGCGCAACAATGTTCTATGCGAACGTTATCTTACCATTATTCAATAAATTAACTCCTTTAGAAGAAGGCGAACTACTTACTGCGATCAACAACTACGCACAAAAAGTAGATTTCCCTTTAGGTAAAATTATGATTATGGATGGATCTAAACGTTCAACTAAAGCAAATGCATTCTTTAGTGGTTTAGGTGGAAATAAAAATATTGTATTATATGATACACTAGTAGAGAAATTATCTACTGATGAGATTGTTGCTGTTTTAGCCCATGAGGTTGGACACTATAAGAGAAAGCACACTTTACAAATGTTCTTGATCACTGCTGTAAATATGTTTGTGACTTTATGGTTATTAAGTCTGTTTATTGATTCTAAAGAGCTTCAAATTGCAATGGGAGCGGATACTTTTGCTCAAGCAAGCAGTTTTTTTAGAGGAACAACAGGAAGCTACTTATCACCATTAAACTTGGTCGCATTCTCTATGCTTTATAGCCCTATTTCAATGATTACAGGCTTAGTGGTGAATGCCTTCTCAAGAAAGAATGAATTTGAGGCTGATGCATATGCTAAAGATACTTCTTCGAGTTCATCATTGATTGAGGCATTGAAAAAGCTATCTGTAGATTCACTTAGTAATCTAACACCGCATGAAAGCTATGTAAAAATGCACTACTCACATCCACCATTATTAAAAAGGATGGAAGCGATGGAAGGCTAA